GGGCAATGTTTTTAATCTCCGCACCCTTCGCTTCGCCGAAAAGACCGGTAGTGTTCTCGGTGGGACGGTTAATCGTTAGGCCGTCAATCGTGTAGCCTTGTCCGTCGTAGTGGCCAGTAAATTTTTTGGCAAATACGCCGTCCTCGCCAATTGGTGTCCAGCCTTTGCCGCCGTCCAAGCTGCTCGTGCCGGAAGCGTCAATGTCGGCGGTTTGTTTGTAGTAATGCTCTGAGTTCCACTCGGTTTTGGTTTGCGAAAGCCAATACAAGTTGTTGATGTTGGCAATCAGATACGGATCGCCCGAAGTGCCGCTGCCCGAAGGCGCTTTCGACGTAATTGCTGCGTAGGCGCTTTGCCAACCGAAAAGCAAAAGCCCAAGCAAAATTGTTTGAAAAAGTCGCTTCATGATTATTTGCGTTTGATTATAATTAAAAAGAGTTGTGATTTTATAATGTGAAAATACATTCCTGCTTAAAACTTGGGTTATTGCAGTCTTAAGTCAATCAAATCGGTGATGTTGTTCGGGTAAGTGAAAAGAGCGTTGAGCGCGCCTTAGGTGATTTCGTGTGGTTGGAATGAAATGGCTATGCCATTTTTTCTAAGCATTCCAGTTCAAAAAAGGGCGCGGCAAAACACGCTCTTTCGGCAAATGGCGAGATCTGCATTTGCCGCTAAAACAAAGCTGATAAGATATTAAGCGATTTTTCGCTTCTATGCCTTGACTTGGGTTAAGTGAGAGATGAAATGTGAAGATTTTTTTGCTTTAAAAAGGAATGAATTTAAAAAAATCGACTTAGCGAACGAAAACAACTTTTTTACAGAATATGAACGATTTATTAGCCAAAGCGATCCTCCGCTTGAAAGAATTTAATGACGATGAATTAGCCCTTTTTCTGTCTTGCTTTAAAACACGACGCCTTGAAAAAGGCGATTTTTTCATCAATGAAGGCTGTTTATGCGAATTTCTCGGCTTTGTAAATTCAGGGATGCTACGCGCTTATTTTTTGAAAGACGGAGATGAACGCATTCTGCAGTTTTATTTTCCGGATTATTGGGTGGCGGAGTTCCTCAATATCGAAAGCAAAGAGCCGGCGGAAATTAGCATCCAAGCCCTCGAACCGTGTGAAATTCAAACGATTACCTGCGAAAAAATGTGGGAAATGAACGAAGTGATCCCGAATTTTAAACTTTTCGGGCAGATGCTTATTAACCAAAGGTTTGTGTTTTTCAGAAAACGGACGATGTCGTTTCTGAGAGATTCGCCGGAACTGCGCTACAAAAAATTGCTTCAAGAGCAAGCGGAAGAGATAGAAAAAATTCCGCTGCAATACATCGCATCGTATTTGGGCATTCGCCCGGAAAGCCTGAGCCGCATTCGTAAGCGCTTGTCTGAAGACTCGTTATCGTTTCTCTAATGCTTCTGAACAAAGCAAATCCTGCGTGTTCAGGTGGCTTCATAAGCCAAAAATCGCTTTCATGTTTTTCAGTCAGGATTTCCAAACTTGGAAGAAAAAGCGCATGTGCTGAAGAGCGGCAACCAGTCTCTTTTGAAACCATGTTTTTTGTTCTGCGAACGTTTCTTCATAGCTTCCATTTCCGAAAAATCATCAGAACCGGCTTGGTAAAGGAGCGTGCATGAAAAATTCGCTAACTCAATTTGCCTTATCACATTTCCTGCTCGGCTTGCTATGGCTTTTTTCCGCAAATTCACTTTTTGCTCAAACAGACCTGAACGGTCGCCCAATCTATCAAGCGCCGCCACCGTTTGATTTGAAGATTTACAGCTTCCGTGCAACGGAAAGGCATAACCGTGTGGATGTTTATTTAAAGTTCAATCATGATATGCTGAGCTTCATTAAGCAAGCCGAGCATTTTTCGGCGCGCTATCTCATTGTGGCGGATTTTTTTGATGCTGAAACGGAAAAAATGCTTGTCGAAAAAACATGGGCGGAAAAAATTGTGGTCGAGACTTACGAAGAAACCATTTCCAAAAAAGCCGTTCAGGCAAAAACTTACACGCTTGAACTGCCTTTGGGAAATTACACGGCGATGTTGCGCATCATCGATCAGCAGTCTAACCAAACTTTTGCAGTACAAAAAAATATTGAAAATGCGATCGACGGTTCAGCAAAATTTTCCATTTCCTCGCTGATGCTAATTGCCGAAACGCCGCGCCGCATCGAAGAACGAAAGGTGTTTTCTCCAAATTTTTCCGGGATGCTTTTTGAGAAAAACGAAACGCCGCGCATTTACTACGAAATTTATAATAGCAATCGCGCGCGCCGGCGAGTTTTAGCCGAATACACGATTTTGGCCGTTGGTCAAGAAACCGAACAGAAAGATCGCTATACAAAAATACTCAAGTTGGATAGTTTGAAAACGGAGATTTTAGACGACATTCCAACTCAGCAGCTAACGGGCGGTGATTATCGTTTGGAGCTTGCATTATTCGATTCTTCGCAGGCGCAACCAGCGCTTGTTAAAGCAAGCTGTGCATTTAGAATTCGCATAACGGGACTGGCCATATACG
Above is a window of Chloroherpeton thalassium ATCC 35110 DNA encoding:
- a CDS encoding Crp/Fnr family transcriptional regulator produces the protein MNDLLAKAILRLKEFNDDELALFLSCFKTRRLEKGDFFINEGCLCEFLGFVNSGMLRAYFLKDGDERILQFYFPDYWVAEFLNIESKEPAEISIQALEPCEIQTITCEKMWEMNEVIPNFKLFGQMLINQRFVFFRKRTMSFLRDSPELRYKKLLQEQAEEIEKIPLQYIASYLGIRPESLSRIRKRLSEDSLSFL
- a CDS encoding GWxTD domain-containing protein — translated: MKNSLTQFALSHFLLGLLWLFSANSLFAQTDLNGRPIYQAPPPFDLKIYSFRATERHNRVDVYLKFNHDMLSFIKQAEHFSARYLIVADFFDAETEKMLVEKTWAEKIVVETYEETISKKAVQAKTYTLELPLGNYTAMLRIIDQQSNQTFAVQKNIENAIDGSAKFSISSLMLIAETPRRIEERKVFSPNFSGMLFEKNETPRIYYEIYNSNRARRRVLAEYTILAVGQETEQKDRYTKILKLDSLKTEILDDIPTQQLTGGDYRLELALFDSSQAQPALVKASCAFRIRITGLAIYVPNLNEAISQLQYIADSDQIEYILAAKSDSAKIQRFNEFWKKRDPSPGTEINELMAEYYNRVNYADQHFSSYMKGWRTDMGMIYIKYGAPDFVERHPFSTSTRPYEVWEFHQHRRRFIFVDMNGFGDYRLTVPEWDPANQMR